The following proteins are encoded in a genomic region of Myxococcales bacterium:
- a CDS encoding class I SAM-dependent methyltransferase, whose translation MKGAVVRGARQIVLLCAGLDSRAHWFRQMLEGVTVFEVEKVAALFKISRSMRRVFTSRRRVESSSRSAVVRAPLGPRPASVSA comes from the coding sequence CTGAAGGGCGCTGTCGTACGTGGTGCCAGGCAGATCGTGCTTCTCTGCGCAGGGCTCGACAGCCGAGCGCACTGGTTCCGGCAGATGCTTGAGGGTGTGACGGTGTTCGAGGTCGAGAAGGTGGCCGCCCTTTTTAAAATTTCACGCTCCATGCGCAGGGTCTTTACCTCGCGCCGAAGGGTCGAAAGTTCCTCACGCTCAGCCGTCGTCAGAGCGCCCTTGGGGCCTCGGCCTGCATCGGTATCTGCCTGA
- a CDS encoding helix-turn-helix domain-containing protein, producing MRSRVTDTLPPRVRRGLAKFGFDLGVARKKRHLTAAMMAERMGVATSTYRRAEKGDPTVSLGVYAMALFVLGFGDALSEIIDPRRDDQGLLLDLERLPKRIRPKKAIEPL from the coding sequence ATGCGCTCCAGGGTCACTGACACACTGCCGCCGCGGGTTCGGCGGGGGCTTGCGAAGTTTGGCTTCGACCTTGGCGTGGCTCGCAAGAAGCGTCACCTCACCGCGGCGATGATGGCCGAGCGCATGGGGGTCGCCACAAGCACCTATCGTCGCGCCGAGAAAGGCGATCCCACCGTCTCCTTGGGTGTCTATGCGATGGCGCTCTTCGTGCTGGGATTCGGCGACGCCTTGAGCGAGATCATCGACCCGCGGCGGGATGACCAGGGGTTGCTTCTGGATCTCGAACGCTTGCCAAAGCGGATACGCCCGAAGAAAGCGATCGAGCCGTTGTGA
- a CDS encoding nucleotidyltransferase domain-containing protein, producing MTVTAVWPGEALPLPAPTKTQLEKLSQQLQTMLQDNLVSLAVHGSVARGEYRPGSSDVDLIIVLESLSVPLLTELRQPLRLARDAARIESMLLLRGEIARSADVFPLFYDEIAACHVVLAGRPPLEGVDVSDEHLRLRIEQELREINTRLRRLTIDAMEQGRFFVNALEHKLRQVRYPLLALLRLRGLTVPDTKLRTVLAAATRRWPAPLDALTHVSDNPSGALEALFTLLGHAIEDVDRTDP from the coding sequence ATGACCGTCACGGCAGTTTGGCCTGGCGAAGCACTCCCGCTTCCGGCACCCACGAAAACCCAGCTCGAAAAGCTCAGTCAGCAACTCCAGACGATGTTGCAGGACAACCTGGTGTCCCTGGCGGTCCACGGCAGCGTGGCCCGCGGCGAGTACCGCCCGGGCAGCAGCGACGTGGATCTGATCATCGTGCTCGAATCGCTGTCGGTTCCCCTGTTGACGGAACTGCGGCAACCATTGCGACTGGCCCGTGATGCCGCTCGCATTGAGAGCATGCTCCTCTTGCGCGGGGAAATCGCCCGTTCCGCCGATGTCTTTCCCCTGTTCTACGATGAGATCGCCGCCTGCCACGTCGTGCTGGCGGGCCGCCCGCCCCTCGAAGGCGTAGATGTTTCGGACGAGCACTTGCGCTTGCGAATCGAGCAGGAGCTTCGCGAGATCAACACACGGCTGCGCCGCCTAACCATCGATGCGATGGAACAGGGCCGATTCTTCGTGAATGCGCTCGAACACAAGCTCCGTCAGGTCCGCTACCCTCTGCTGGCTCTCCTTCGCCTGCGCGGCCTCACCGTGCCCGACACCAAGTTGCGCACGGTCCTGGCGGCGGCGACGAGGCGCTGGCCCGCACCGCTCGATGCGCTCACCCACGTGTCCGACAACCCGTCCGGCGCCCTCGAGGCGCTCTTCACGCTTCTGGGCCACGCCATCGAGGACGTGGACCGAACGGATCCGTGA
- a CDS encoding ISNCY family transposase yields the protein MSNREIDRGEMIRRVLEKRLTQSKAAGLLGLSVRQVKRLCRQFKAQGLAGLTSQLRGRPSNRKLAAETKAMVVALVRERYADFGPKLAHEKLVEIHGIHASRETVRGWLAEAGLWLTRGERKRRVHQPRHRRQCLGELVQIDGCDHEWFEARADRCTALVYVDDATGRLMELRFVVSESAFDYFAATQSYLSHYGKPVAFYSDKHSIFRVNQEGSSGRSAGVTQFGRALGDLNIEIICANTPQAKGRVERMNKTLQDRLVKEMRLREISTMADANAYAPEFMVDYNRRFAHAPMNPHDAHRPVQPGEVLSEVFTWQEERTMTRNLVVHYQRRTYLIVPSPESLSLAGRRVRLFEAADGQVEIRCANHLLTYTVLDKQPLVAPGAIVENKRLGAVLSTIRAGQEERDQRRLASKKLTLRQKTHLRESRAETNRTADVIPSVPNTDRLASAIAATQGSPECGTEMANFFAKFEAEQKARRKRYNDASKQRKRDREQLEIQTRAKAAESSARAADGGRR from the coding sequence ATGTCCAACCGAGAGATCGATCGAGGCGAGATGATCCGTCGGGTACTCGAGAAGCGTCTGACACAGTCCAAAGCCGCGGGCCTGCTGGGGCTCAGCGTACGCCAAGTAAAGCGCCTTTGCCGGCAGTTCAAAGCGCAAGGGTTGGCTGGGCTTACGTCGCAGCTGCGAGGGCGTCCGAGCAATCGCAAGCTCGCTGCTGAAACGAAGGCAATGGTTGTGGCTCTCGTACGCGAGCGCTACGCGGATTTCGGGCCGAAGCTGGCGCACGAGAAGCTCGTTGAGATCCACGGCATACACGCGAGCCGTGAGACTGTCCGTGGGTGGCTCGCTGAGGCCGGACTGTGGCTCACCCGTGGGGAGCGCAAACGGCGTGTTCATCAGCCCCGGCACCGCCGCCAATGTCTTGGCGAGCTGGTGCAAATTGATGGCTGCGACCATGAGTGGTTCGAGGCGCGCGCTGATCGCTGCACGGCATTGGTCTACGTGGACGATGCGACGGGACGGTTGATGGAACTGCGTTTTGTGGTGAGTGAATCGGCCTTCGACTATTTTGCCGCCACGCAGTCGTATCTAAGTCACTACGGAAAACCGGTGGCGTTTTACAGCGACAAACACAGCATCTTCCGCGTGAACCAGGAAGGCTCGAGCGGCCGTTCCGCCGGTGTTACACAGTTCGGTCGCGCGCTGGGCGATCTCAACATCGAGATCATCTGCGCCAATACGCCGCAGGCCAAAGGCCGTGTCGAGCGCATGAACAAGACCTTGCAGGACCGGCTCGTCAAGGAAATGCGTCTGCGTGAAATAAGCACGATGGCGGACGCAAACGCGTATGCACCGGAGTTCATGGTCGACTACAACCGCCGCTTTGCACATGCGCCGATGAACCCCCATGATGCGCACCGCCCGGTGCAACCAGGCGAAGTCCTTTCGGAGGTTTTCACCTGGCAAGAGGAGCGCACGATGACGCGCAACCTGGTCGTGCATTATCAGCGGCGTACGTACCTGATTGTGCCCAGCCCAGAATCACTCAGCCTCGCCGGACGTCGCGTGCGCCTCTTCGAAGCGGCGGATGGTCAGGTCGAGATCCGCTGCGCCAACCATCTTCTGACCTATACCGTGCTCGACAAGCAACCTCTGGTGGCTCCCGGTGCGATTGTCGAGAACAAGCGGCTTGGCGCCGTGCTCTCAACCATCCGAGCAGGCCAGGAGGAGCGCGACCAGCGTCGATTGGCCTCGAAAAAACTTACGCTTCGACAAAAAACGCACTTACGCGAGTCGCGCGCAGAAACCAATCGTACTGCTGATGTGATCCCATCAGTCCCCAACACTGACCGACTGGCTTCAGCCATTGCGGCCACGCAAGGGTCACCTGAATGCGGGACTGAAATGGCAAACTTCTTCGCCAAGTTCGAGGCCGAACAGAAAGCACGGCGAAAGCGATACAACGACGCCAGTAAGCAGCGCAAACGCGACCGCGAACAATTGGAGATCCAAACCCGAGCCAAGGCGGCCGAGTCTAGTGCGAGGGCCGCTGACGGGGGGCGGCGATGA
- a CDS encoding superoxide dismutase family protein, which translates to MALVDEVTIKISTALTASIACWLTAGVACKTNPREQASGTSNPAAPPKPANEAEPPEWFRGPDLSSLPNEGQFKRPPKEMEYLQPFGTAAFLAPEGATRALGLAHFQDTTDGLRVTVSAQGLEPGIYVLRADEFFYDPREGDSCADAQKTKDPIDQPVPWTIGPLKAGGDGTARFDKVYAGIGNRFGSYRVPAQPVHTKDSAFVSINLKQFGLTGRKLTLHKWNPDAQPQLGDPVACAIIQGDRPFGEATMQPLPGQSIKGTAYFEQDEGNRTLLELELSELSPGKYRLVVHEFADCANATGTGVGEPYQPDNAQLVTEPNYVWPLKQGDLGTFTVGKDGIISKKKLFHHPLTSGSPHIIRGRAIVVERLPEPPEQTPTPVACGMVTGF; encoded by the coding sequence TTGGCACTGGTGGATGAAGTGACGATCAAAATTTCAACAGCCCTAACGGCGTCAATCGCTTGCTGGCTCACGGCAGGGGTGGCCTGCAAGACGAACCCCCGCGAACAAGCGTCTGGCACATCCAACCCCGCCGCCCCACCAAAGCCTGCCAATGAAGCCGAGCCTCCCGAATGGTTTCGCGGTCCGGATCTCTCCTCGCTTCCAAATGAAGGCCAGTTCAAGCGCCCACCTAAGGAGATGGAGTACCTTCAGCCATTCGGAACTGCCGCCTTTCTTGCGCCTGAAGGTGCAACACGCGCCTTGGGGCTCGCGCACTTTCAAGACACCACCGACGGCCTCCGCGTAACTGTATCGGCGCAAGGCCTTGAGCCGGGCATCTACGTCCTTCGTGCCGATGAATTCTTCTATGATCCGCGCGAAGGCGATAGCTGCGCCGACGCTCAAAAAACGAAGGACCCCATTGACCAACCTGTGCCCTGGACGATCGGCCCCCTGAAGGCGGGCGGCGACGGCACGGCTCGCTTCGACAAAGTGTACGCCGGCATTGGCAACCGATTCGGATCGTACCGCGTGCCAGCGCAACCTGTTCATACCAAGGACAGCGCGTTTGTCAGCATCAACCTCAAGCAGTTCGGGCTTACCGGCAGGAAGCTCACCCTGCACAAGTGGAACCCGGATGCGCAGCCGCAGCTCGGCGACCCCGTCGCGTGCGCCATCATTCAGGGCGACCGACCCTTCGGCGAAGCCACGATGCAGCCTTTGCCAGGCCAGAGCATCAAGGGCACCGCATACTTCGAGCAAGACGAAGGCAACCGCACCCTACTCGAACTTGAGCTTTCGGAGCTTTCACCTGGAAAGTATCGCCTGGTGGTGCACGAGTTCGCCGACTGCGCCAACGCTACCGGAACAGGTGTCGGAGAGCCATACCAGCCCGACAACGCTCAGCTGGTGACCGAACCCAACTATGTTTGGCCCTTGAAGCAGGGTGACTTAGGCACCTTCACCGTTGGTAAAGACGGCATCATCAGCAAGAAGAAGCTCTTTCATCACCCTCTCACCAGCGGAAGCCCGCATATCATTCGCGGCCGCGCCATCGTCGTAGAGCGTCTGCCTGAGCCGCCGGAGCAGACACCAACGCCAGTTGCTTGCGGCATGGTGACGGGCTTCTGA
- a CDS encoding TIGR04222 domain-containing membrane protein: MTWQGAFLQAVDFYPLNVSSGPLFLLVYPVAAFVLLRLGAGLGWLLGDVLTRAAPAPAPAPARASAPYREPEASRFGDRLQIGLPPGPAWHLAIAFLRGGRDAVAETLVARALAAKWLLSSGEGFRVDGEPTSLDADQRVLHHELAALDPLTGADVARIARSVANSLESEVKEDLERAGFLFSGVGGRVRAGLHALALGLVLALGLARAVRGSLLGRPFTFLVIEMFVVVPLGWRWLRRRRRVTRKGKAYLKWLEDVTDSLREDVNEGRRNTPWDLSLAVACAGAVLLPSSLGYPLASFQSLPRSAGSRQSCGSSSTSSCSSSTSSCSSGSSCGGGGGCGGGGGCGGGGGCGG, translated from the coding sequence ATGACTTGGCAGGGTGCCTTCCTTCAGGCCGTCGACTTTTACCCGCTCAACGTGTCCAGCGGGCCGCTCTTTCTCCTTGTCTACCCTGTGGCAGCATTCGTCCTGCTGCGCTTGGGCGCAGGGCTGGGGTGGTTGCTTGGTGACGTGCTCACCCGAGCCGCGCCTGCGCCTGCGCCTGCGCCTGCGCGTGCGTCAGCTCCCTACCGCGAGCCCGAGGCCTCACGTTTCGGCGACAGGCTCCAGATCGGTTTGCCACCTGGACCCGCTTGGCACCTGGCCATCGCGTTTCTCAGAGGCGGAAGAGATGCGGTGGCCGAGACCCTGGTGGCTCGCGCGTTGGCCGCAAAGTGGCTGCTGAGCAGCGGCGAGGGCTTTCGTGTAGACGGCGAGCCCACGTCGCTCGATGCGGACCAGCGGGTGCTTCACCACGAACTGGCGGCGCTCGACCCCTTGACCGGCGCGGACGTCGCCCGGATCGCCCGCTCCGTGGCGAACAGTCTCGAGTCCGAAGTGAAGGAGGACCTCGAACGCGCTGGCTTCCTGTTTTCGGGGGTGGGCGGCCGGGTGCGTGCCGGCCTGCATGCTCTGGCGCTGGGCCTCGTTTTGGCCCTGGGTTTGGCGCGCGCGGTTCGCGGTTCCTTGCTGGGACGCCCCTTCACGTTCTTGGTCATCGAGATGTTCGTGGTGGTGCCGCTCGGTTGGCGCTGGTTACGCCGGCGGCGGCGGGTCACGCGCAAGGGGAAAGCGTACCTGAAGTGGCTCGAAGACGTGACGGACAGCCTGCGCGAAGACGTGAACGAGGGCCGGCGCAACACGCCCTGGGACCTGTCGCTGGCGGTCGCCTGCGCAGGCGCCGTGCTCTTGCCAAGTTCGTTGGGATATCCTCTTGCGTCCTTCCAGTCGCTACCGCGCTCTGCCGGTTCGAGACAAAGCTGTGGGAGCAGCTCGACCAGCAGCTGCAGTTCCAGCACGAGTAGCTGTAGCTCGGGCTCCAGTTGCGGAGGCGGTGGCGGGTGCGGCGGTGGTGGTGGCTGTGGAGGGGGCGGGGGCTGTGGTGGGTAA
- a CDS encoding SGNH/GDSL hydrolase family protein, whose product MGADNHEEALAGQLAKALSGQLGRAVSWRAVARTGTTMRRARERLAPELKGVGADVVIVIMGVNDTIRLTSRRTFRQETRGLLAEIHLHVQCPVIVSAIPPVGQLPALPQPLRSALGTHSRLLDRELRLVAMLFT is encoded by the coding sequence GTGGGTGCCGATAACCACGAGGAGGCACTTGCGGGGCAGTTGGCCAAGGCACTCAGCGGGCAGCTGGGGCGCGCGGTCTCATGGCGGGCTGTCGCGCGGACCGGCACGACGATGCGTCGCGCGCGGGAGCGTCTTGCCCCTGAGTTGAAAGGCGTGGGGGCTGACGTCGTGATAGTGATCATGGGCGTGAACGACACCATCCGGCTGACGTCACGAAGGACATTTCGGCAGGAGACTCGAGGGCTCCTAGCGGAGATACACCTGCACGTTCAATGCCCAGTGATCGTCTCGGCGATACCGCCGGTAGGGCAACTTCCTGCCCTGCCACAACCACTGCGCTCGGCTCTTGGGACACACTCGCGATTGCTGGACCGGGAGCTGCGCTTAGTGGCAATGCTGTTCACTTAA
- a CDS encoding DUF692 domain-containing protein, which translates to MTLAANAVAIGWRPELAGDLLAQTGTVGFVEVVAENCLADSRIAREVQAVAQALPVALHGVKLSLGSAEGIDDGRAIRLGRLARQLDAPFVSEHVAFVRAGGHEIGHLTALPRTRAAVATVARNVARARRHLPDIPLLLENVVWTVPWSGDQMREEDFYFEVAEATGCALLLDVANLYANAINEGEEPSQRLARFPLDRVAMLHVAGGLREDGFYVDTHAHPIPSAVFALVEQVTRAVGPRPAVIERDDNFPPFDELCAELATLARCLATPREGPQVPVRCASTRPGSGWLEGSQTDLAIDQERLAALLTAVPPPGGGDVSVRHVDRTRRLLVRKRVDAALPLLPRLRRADHNIVHLAIDALRSRPRAGRLASVDDALTVAHAAAAEPAFAAEAQLDLLNLRARFRPLGGGRGWAPRWTPFFGRARLPGGDCAWAFKGAGFGRPVRLWLPPHALHRLATQNTAAPLERMTR; encoded by the coding sequence ATGACTCTCGCGGCAAACGCCGTGGCAATCGGGTGGCGTCCAGAACTGGCCGGGGATCTGCTGGCCCAGACGGGCACGGTGGGCTTCGTCGAGGTCGTGGCCGAAAACTGCCTCGCTGATTCACGCATCGCACGCGAGGTCCAGGCGGTGGCTCAGGCCCTCCCTGTGGCCCTTCACGGCGTGAAGCTGTCGCTTGGAAGCGCAGAGGGCATCGACGATGGCCGCGCCATCCGGCTGGGTCGCCTGGCCCGACAGCTCGACGCCCCCTTCGTCTCCGAGCACGTGGCCTTCGTCCGTGCAGGGGGCCACGAGATCGGCCACCTCACAGCCCTGCCCCGCACGCGCGCCGCCGTGGCCACGGTCGCCCGCAACGTCGCGCGGGCCCGCCGACATCTGCCCGACATTCCCTTGTTGTTGGAGAACGTGGTCTGGACCGTACCCTGGTCAGGCGACCAGATGCGGGAGGAAGATTTTTACTTCGAGGTTGCCGAGGCCACCGGGTGTGCGCTCCTCCTGGACGTGGCAAACCTTTACGCCAACGCGATCAACGAAGGCGAAGAGCCTTCCCAGCGCCTGGCGCGCTTCCCGCTCGACCGGGTGGCCATGTTGCATGTGGCGGGCGGCCTGCGCGAGGACGGCTTTTACGTAGACACCCACGCGCACCCCATTCCGTCCGCGGTGTTTGCGCTCGTCGAGCAGGTCACCCGCGCGGTGGGCCCACGGCCTGCCGTCATCGAACGGGACGACAACTTCCCGCCGTTTGACGAGCTGTGCGCCGAGCTGGCAACACTCGCCCGTTGCCTGGCCACACCCCGCGAGGGTCCGCAGGTCCCGGTGCGCTGCGCGTCCACGCGGCCGGGGTCCGGTTGGCTCGAGGGCTCGCAAACCGACTTGGCGATCGACCAGGAACGGCTCGCAGCTCTGCTCACCGCCGTGCCGCCGCCCGGCGGGGGCGACGTTTCGGTTCGTCATGTCGACCGGACCCGAAGGCTGCTCGTGCGAAAGCGCGTCGACGCGGCCTTGCCGCTGTTGCCCCGGCTTCGCCGCGCCGACCACAACATCGTCCATCTGGCCATCGACGCGCTCAGGAGTCGCCCTCGGGCCGGCCGATTGGCCAGCGTCGATGACGCCCTCACCGTGGCTCACGCGGCCGCGGCTGAGCCGGCGTTCGCGGCGGAGGCCCAGCTCGATCTTCTGAACCTGCGGGCCCGCTTTCGGCCCCTTGGCGGCGGGCGCGGATGGGCCCCCCGGTGGACGCCCTTTTTCGGGCGCGCACGCCTTCCCGGGGGCGATTGCGCCTGGGCATTCAAGGGCGCAGGCTTCGGCCGCCCCGTACGGCTCTGGTTGCCGCCCCATGCACTCCACCGGCTGGCAACGCAAAACACCGCAGCACCGCTCGAGAGGATGACACGATGA
- a CDS encoding type II toxin-antitoxin system HipA family toxin, with product MKRTLWIHLGDGARPIGLLRHAQEGGREIAAFEYDPLWLSSGEAFVVDPALPLVAGPQYRRKTEGGSLFHRAIADTEPDGWGRRVIARDHAKRRQQAKHAGLPVQTAPLNALDFLLAVDDGSRMGALRFRDERGIFERAPEEGRRTAPPLIELGTLLASSRAVETQTETSADLAYLRGRGTSLGGLRPKCTVIDDDGGLAIGKFPSVSDERAVTKGEVLALRLAGLAGIDAAVARLVDSDGAPVALIRRFDRHPAGGRLMYVSAATMLGADLSDSTEHTYAEIVDALRQWGVRPQADTEELWRRMAFSILITNVDDHLMNHGFLHVQRGQWRLAPAFDVNPFPERVRELKTWISEETGPDASVDALLSVCAYFRLSPNRAREILAEVESAVGRWRTEGKALGMTKQELEAFADAFEHEQRVAARKVAGLAG from the coding sequence GTGAAGCGCACGTTGTGGATCCATCTTGGCGATGGCGCGCGCCCCATCGGGCTTCTGCGGCACGCGCAGGAAGGCGGGCGAGAGATCGCTGCGTTCGAGTACGATCCGCTCTGGCTGTCGAGCGGCGAAGCCTTCGTGGTTGATCCAGCGCTGCCGCTCGTGGCAGGTCCTCAGTATCGCCGCAAGACGGAAGGAGGATCGCTGTTTCACCGCGCCATTGCGGACACGGAGCCAGACGGCTGGGGGCGAAGGGTGATTGCGCGCGATCATGCCAAGCGCCGGCAGCAAGCCAAACATGCAGGCTTACCTGTGCAGACGGCGCCACTGAACGCGCTGGATTTCTTGCTGGCCGTAGATGATGGGAGCCGGATGGGCGCCCTGCGGTTTCGCGACGAGCGCGGAATTTTCGAGAGGGCCCCCGAAGAAGGGCGTCGCACCGCTCCTCCCCTGATCGAGCTCGGCACGCTTCTGGCCTCGAGCCGCGCCGTGGAGACGCAGACGGAGACGTCTGCCGACCTGGCTTACTTGCGCGGAAGAGGAACTTCGCTCGGTGGGCTGCGGCCGAAGTGCACCGTGATTGACGACGACGGCGGCTTGGCGATCGGCAAGTTTCCGAGCGTGAGCGACGAACGTGCCGTCACGAAAGGAGAAGTGCTTGCCCTGCGACTTGCTGGGTTGGCTGGCATCGACGCCGCCGTAGCCAGGCTGGTCGACAGCGACGGTGCGCCGGTCGCTCTCATTCGACGGTTTGATCGGCACCCGGCGGGCGGTCGTCTGATGTACGTCTCGGCGGCTACGATGCTTGGCGCTGATTTAAGCGACTCTACCGAACATACCTACGCCGAGATCGTCGACGCCCTTCGTCAATGGGGCGTGCGGCCGCAGGCAGACACGGAAGAATTGTGGCGGAGGATGGCTTTTTCGATCTTGATCACCAACGTGGACGATCACCTCATGAACCACGGGTTCCTGCATGTTCAGCGCGGACAGTGGCGGCTCGCCCCCGCGTTCGACGTAAACCCATTTCCCGAACGGGTGCGCGAGCTCAAGACCTGGATCTCCGAAGAGACCGGTCCCGATGCGAGCGTCGACGCCTTGTTGTCCGTCTGCGCTTATTTTCGTCTATCGCCGAATCGGGCGCGCGAGATCCTCGCAGAGGTTGAAAGTGCGGTTGGCCGCTGGCGGACCGAAGGCAAAGCGCTGGGCATGACGAAGCAGGAGCTGGAAGCGTTCGCCGATGCCTTCGAGCATGAGCAGCGTGTGGCGGCGCGGAAGGTGGCTGGGCTTGCGGGGTAG
- a CDS encoding DEAD/DEAH box helicase family protein: MGDVFGFLQAEWPEIHEAADAAFPEPRTACFYARRALELADVGLPPRPQPQPHRPVERHYQTRAVRRVAEAFERDNERKALLVMATGAGKTRTVIALRSYIEDFYIPERMH; the protein is encoded by the coding sequence ATGGGTGACGTGTTCGGTTTCCTGCAGGCCGAATGGCCCGAAATTCACGAGGCCGCCGACGCCGCGTTCCCGGAACCTCGCACCGCCTGCTTCTACGCCCGCCGCGCCCTCGAACTGGCCGATGTGGGCCTACCGCCACGACCGCAGCCTCAGCCCCATCGCCCCGTCGAACGCCACTACCAAACCCGCGCCGTTCGCCGCGTAGCCGAAGCCTTCGAGCGCGACAACGAACGCAAAGCCCTGCTGGTCATGGCCACCGGGGCCGGCAAAACGCGCACCGTGATCGCGCTTAGGTCCTACATCGAGGACTTCTACATTCCCGAACGCATGCACTGA
- a CDS encoding VOC family protein, giving the protein MRTTPLLDHVSIAVGDLSSARPFYDAIMAVLGARKVYDHEAAIGYGERCSGESSGGSYVTVRRSSGVAPVDGLHWCFKAVNRQQVRAAFAAGIDAGGRDDGGPGLRAEYHPTYYAAFMKDPDGNRIEIVCHQSE; this is encoded by the coding sequence ATGCGAACCACTCCGCTCCTCGATCATGTGTCCATCGCGGTCGGCGATCTGTCGAGCGCTCGGCCGTTCTACGATGCCATCATGGCTGTGCTGGGAGCCCGCAAGGTGTACGACCACGAAGCCGCCATCGGCTACGGCGAACGGTGCAGCGGAGAGAGCAGTGGCGGATCGTACGTGACGGTCCGACGCTCGTCGGGAGTCGCGCCGGTCGATGGACTGCACTGGTGTTTCAAGGCCGTCAACCGACAGCAGGTTCGGGCGGCCTTCGCCGCCGGCATCGACGCGGGTGGGCGCGACGATGGCGGTCCGGGCTTGCGCGCCGAATACCATCCGACCTACTACGCCGCGTTCATGAAGGATCCGGACGGAAATCGGATCGAGATCGTCTGTCACCAGAGCGAGTGA
- a CDS encoding IS4 family transposase: MSLLRGPGDHFRAFFKLTSGCADKFDRTRTWSARSVLMWLMVLTMPDRKMSYRRSLRIVAYYGRKVFDWAKVPTLSSISEARKKVSIETCRGLLHQLVERCESIMPTPKTPWGKRRFIAFDGTRVVLPRSADTARKMARPKRPNGTSVHNPQGLVVMAADVFRRLPLDWSLTGKGIGERTSMQKLVHRLPFKAGDVAVMDRGFPSRHLFSALIEHGVDIIARMSASKATAWKELKPFLSSNKKTAKVTLTLPGARGNIELQVRVVERDAKPGRPRKGTKNERMVIVSTLSGKDGFDRKDIIKLYASRWGIESLFKEMKSFMQTEDFHSKSVQGCEQELISAMIWIALASFLQAEAERTLDGRRVVRADCLRAAGDLLFAMLSGKSILEQMDDDIAALRMFAYAPQQDRHYPRECKRPFGRTIQRGGA; this comes from the coding sequence ATGAGCCTGCTTCGTGGACCTGGCGATCACTTTCGAGCGTTCTTCAAACTGACCAGTGGCTGTGCGGACAAGTTCGACCGGACACGGACATGGAGCGCCCGCAGCGTCTTGATGTGGCTGATGGTCCTGACGATGCCGGACCGAAAGATGAGCTATCGACGGAGCTTGCGGATCGTGGCGTACTACGGGCGCAAGGTGTTCGATTGGGCGAAGGTACCGACGTTGTCGTCCATCAGTGAAGCAAGAAAGAAGGTCTCGATCGAGACATGCCGTGGGTTGCTGCACCAGCTGGTCGAGCGGTGCGAGTCCATCATGCCGACTCCGAAAACCCCGTGGGGGAAACGTCGATTCATCGCGTTCGATGGAACGCGGGTTGTGTTGCCGCGCAGCGCGGATACAGCGAGGAAGATGGCGCGGCCGAAGCGGCCGAATGGGACGTCGGTGCACAATCCACAAGGGTTGGTGGTGATGGCTGCGGATGTGTTTCGCCGTCTTCCGTTGGATTGGTCCCTGACCGGAAAAGGCATCGGCGAGAGGACGTCCATGCAGAAGCTGGTTCACCGATTGCCGTTCAAGGCAGGCGACGTGGCCGTCATGGACAGAGGGTTTCCGAGTCGCCACCTGTTCTCAGCCTTGATTGAACATGGCGTTGACATCATTGCGAGAATGAGCGCATCGAAGGCGACGGCGTGGAAAGAGCTCAAGCCATTCTTGTCTTCAAACAAGAAGACCGCGAAAGTGACACTGACGCTTCCGGGGGCGAGAGGGAACATTGAGCTTCAGGTGCGCGTCGTCGAGCGCGACGCAAAGCCAGGCCGCCCGAGGAAAGGCACGAAGAACGAAAGGATGGTCATCGTGTCCACCTTGAGCGGAAAGGACGGATTCGATCGCAAAGACATCATCAAGCTCTACGCCTCTCGATGGGGAATCGAATCTCTCTTCAAGGAAATGAAGAGCTTCATGCAGACCGAGGACTTCCACAGCAAGAGCGTCCAAGGATGTGAACAGGAACTCATTTCCGCGATGATCTGGATAGCCCTGGCATCGTTCCTTCAAGCAGAAGCGGAGCGTACCCTTGATGGCCGACGCGTCGTTCGCGCAGACTGCCTACGAGCGGCCGGTGATCTGCTCTTTGCGATGCTTTCAGGAAAATCCATCCTTGAACAGATGGACGATGACATCGCTGCCCTTCGAATGTTCGCGTACGCCCCACAACAAGACAGGCACTATCCGAGGGAGTGCAAACGTCCCTTCGGTCGCACCATCCAAAGGGGTGGTGCTTAA